The Enterococcus sp. 7F3_DIV0205 genome has a window encoding:
- the citG gene encoding triphosphoribosyl-dephospho-CoA synthase CitG encodes MKQINNNAIQKQISAFALEALLYEAGLYPKPGLVDPKSNGAHSDMNYFTFIDSSAALAPYLTKYVDVGFSHEGSPFDLFKKVRVIGRQAEYAMLRETNGINTHKGANFSLALLLSATGKIISEQQLAIPFSEQDTSAVFDYVKQMTKGLLENDFIGLAQKKQLSHGEKLYLGYGIVGIRGEAELGYPALHNIALPFLRQHQTSEQRTLFLLLLLQLMATIEDSNLINRGGISAWQNVQKQSADLLNYFSFSSSETELEKALILFDQQLIQENLSPGGSADLLALSFFFGRLEGLF; translated from the coding sequence TTTGCGTTAGAAGCATTACTATACGAAGCAGGTCTTTATCCTAAACCCGGTCTAGTTGATCCGAAAAGCAACGGCGCACATTCAGACATGAATTATTTTACTTTTATTGATAGCAGTGCAGCTCTTGCTCCATATCTTACGAAATACGTTGATGTAGGTTTTTCTCATGAAGGTAGTCCGTTTGATCTATTTAAAAAAGTTCGGGTAATCGGACGCCAAGCAGAGTACGCAATGTTACGTGAAACAAATGGCATCAATACTCATAAAGGTGCAAATTTCTCTTTAGCATTACTTTTAAGTGCGACAGGAAAAATAATAAGTGAGCAACAACTTGCTATTCCCTTTTCTGAACAAGACACATCTGCAGTTTTTGACTATGTCAAGCAGATGACAAAAGGCTTACTTGAAAATGATTTTATTGGTCTAGCTCAAAAGAAACAATTGAGCCATGGAGAAAAACTTTATTTAGGATATGGTATCGTTGGGATTCGAGGCGAAGCAGAATTAGGTTATCCTGCACTCCACAACATTGCGTTGCCGTTTTTAAGACAACACCAGACAAGTGAGCAACGAACACTATTTTTACTATTGCTGTTGCAGTTAATGGCTACGATCGAAGATTCTAATTTAATCAATCGCGGCGGTATTTCGGCTTGGCAAAATGTCCAAAAGCAATCGGCTGACCTTTTAAACTATTTTTCATTCAGTTCTTCAGAAACAGAACTAGAAAAAGCGTTGATTCTTTTTGATCAGCAACTGATTCAAGAAAATCTTAGTCCAGGCGGTTCAGCTGATTTATTAGCCCTAAGTTTCTTTTTTGGTCGATTAGAAGGTCTATTTTAA
- a CDS encoding response regulator transcription factor, whose protein sequence is MRNEKILVVDDDPAIRRLIWKSLQSTGLLVYQSDTIEKTVDIMNRVEFQLFLLDVSLEHENDGYHLAQLIREQQPLTPIIFVSGKKSEQDIVSGLESGGDVYLSKPFAPNVLRAQVLSTLNRTEQLLTLNQKREETTLKEGIFSFDKNQYQFSKNGEIVNMTSKEIMMILFFMENPYQVFSKEQIYASVWSDGDMDKNLITVYINYLRNKIEDDPKKPKYLQTVWGIGYLFNPEGKEAGASV, encoded by the coding sequence TTGCGAAATGAAAAAATTTTAGTGGTAGATGACGATCCTGCAATTCGCCGATTGATTTGGAAGTCGCTTCAATCAACTGGGTTGTTGGTGTACCAAAGTGACACGATCGAAAAAACAGTAGATATCATGAATCGAGTCGAGTTTCAATTATTTCTTTTAGATGTAAGTTTAGAGCATGAAAATGATGGTTACCATTTGGCTCAATTGATTCGTGAACAGCAACCTTTGACGCCAATTATATTTGTCAGTGGGAAAAAAAGCGAGCAAGATATCGTCAGTGGTCTAGAATCAGGAGGCGATGTTTATCTTTCTAAACCCTTTGCGCCAAATGTTTTACGAGCACAAGTTCTCAGTACATTAAATCGAACTGAGCAATTACTAACACTAAATCAAAAACGTGAAGAAACTACACTAAAAGAGGGTATATTTTCGTTTGATAAAAATCAATATCAATTTAGTAAAAATGGCGAAATCGTAAATATGACATCTAAAGAAATCATGATGATTTTATTTTTTATGGAAAATCCGTATCAAGTATTTAGCAAAGAGCAGATCTATGCAAGTGTCTGGAGTGATGGAGATATGGACAAAAATCTGATCACAGTCTATATCAATTATTTAAGAAACAAAATCGAAGATGACCCCAAAAAGCCGAAATATTTACAAACAGTTTGGGGGATTGGCTATCTGTTTAATCCAGAAGGCAAAGAGGCAGGAGCTAGTGTTTAA
- a CDS encoding sensor histidine kinase translates to MKRTNRIVNIMIAAMITFIVVSVFFAIRGFSVIRKTTTASGQDFLLQSTEYVGKVIQLSMKNRHQALNYLAIDGNLKNSDDPVTYLKNSASSLNTFFDSLNNEADALFYIEPDGTPLYAFHWDAKKKQVSIADIQTIRPFISHDLSLKQLLDKPTAQNGDSYFIDKKAYVNFYQEIKTSSGTLDGYLILPLKLEAFYKNFLQDFELDYKGYPMIKDRSMTVVMHPVKQQVGLDIINGREELYPDFDYSDLKRLEKYQLNHDSGKLTYKSYWWDEDTPTEVLKISAFEWIDVGLAHWVVALNADYNERNDDIINFVIVLSFLLVLLLLLIIICSLFIHNFRKKETIEAENRQLIEKQKRQKMQHQLELELYQRNKMETVGLLTTSIVHDMNNFLTPIIGNTQLLLEEHQDDSVLKADLEEILHSAQKGKQLSSNVLRFSKPQKSVQEWMDISAAIGVATHLIGEIIPKKVQLTLAIQENLGTTKLEETDLQNLIYNLITNAYQATKDNTNKPQKIQVTVAPATKELTDLLKTDSHRMSHIDSFVTLEISDNGSGIPPALKEKIFEPFFTTKSADEGTGLGLFAVTSIVAKYEWHLSLESTEGHGTSFLITFPVHSSK, encoded by the coding sequence ATGAAACGAACAAATAGAATTGTGAACATCATGATTGCCGCAATGATTACTTTTATTGTTGTATCTGTTTTTTTTGCAATTCGTGGGTTCTCCGTTATTCGCAAAACAACTACTGCTAGCGGACAAGATTTTTTGCTGCAGTCAACAGAATATGTTGGCAAAGTGATTCAACTTTCTATGAAAAACCGCCATCAAGCTCTTAATTATCTAGCGATTGATGGTAATTTGAAAAACAGTGATGATCCAGTAACATACTTAAAAAACAGCGCTTCTTCTCTAAATACATTTTTTGATTCTCTAAATAATGAAGCAGATGCACTTTTTTATATAGAGCCTGACGGTACACCATTATATGCCTTTCATTGGGATGCTAAGAAAAAGCAGGTCTCCATTGCCGATATCCAAACGATTCGTCCTTTTATCAGTCATGACCTCTCACTTAAACAGCTACTAGATAAACCAACTGCTCAAAACGGTGATTCGTACTTTATCGACAAAAAAGCCTATGTTAATTTCTATCAAGAAATTAAAACAAGTTCTGGAACGCTTGATGGTTATTTGATTTTACCATTAAAATTAGAAGCTTTTTATAAAAATTTTCTACAGGATTTTGAATTAGACTATAAAGGCTATCCAATGATCAAGGATCGTTCGATGACTGTTGTCATGCACCCTGTTAAACAACAAGTGGGTTTGGATATCATCAATGGGCGGGAAGAACTTTATCCTGACTTCGACTATTCTGATTTAAAAAGACTGGAAAAATATCAGCTAAACCATGATTCTGGAAAGCTGACTTATAAATCCTACTGGTGGGATGAAGATACACCGACTGAAGTCTTAAAAATAAGTGCATTTGAATGGATCGATGTAGGTCTTGCTCACTGGGTCGTTGCACTTAATGCGGATTATAATGAACGAAACGATGATATCATTAATTTTGTGATCGTTTTATCTTTCCTTTTAGTTTTATTATTGCTATTGATCATTATCTGCTCACTCTTTATTCATAATTTTAGAAAAAAAGAAACGATCGAAGCAGAAAATCGACAGTTGATCGAAAAACAAAAACGACAAAAAATGCAACATCAGCTTGAACTAGAACTTTATCAACGAAATAAAATGGAAACAGTTGGTCTATTAACGACCTCAATCGTCCATGATATGAATAATTTTTTAACACCAATTATCGGCAATACACAATTGCTATTGGAAGAACATCAGGATGATTCTGTATTAAAAGCAGATTTAGAGGAAATTCTCCATTCTGCTCAAAAAGGAAAACAACTATCATCCAATGTATTACGTTTTTCTAAGCCGCAAAAAAGCGTTCAGGAATGGATGGACATCTCTGCAGCTATCGGAGTAGCCACACACCTGATTGGAGAAATCATTCCTAAAAAAGTGCAGCTTACTCTAGCCATTCAAGAAAATCTAGGAACAACTAAATTAGAAGAAACAGATTTACAAAATTTAATCTATAACTTGATTACAAATGCTTATCAAGCAACAAAAGACAATACAAATAAACCTCAGAAGATTCAAGTAACTGTTGCTCCTGCCACAAAAGAACTAACAGATCTATTAAAAACGGACAGTCACCGAATGAGTCACATTGACAGTTTTGTGACATTGGAAATCTCTGATAATGGTTCAGGAATTCCACCTGCATTAAAAGAAAAAATATTTGAACCTTTTTTTACAACGAAATCTGCCGATGAAGGGACTGGTCTGGGCTTATTCGCAGTGACCTCGATCGTTGCAAAGTATGAATGGCATCTTTCACTAGAATCTACAGAAGGTCATGGCACAAGCTTCTTAATAACATTTCCGGTCCATTCATCTAAATAA
- a CDS encoding YdcF family protein yields the protein MGNYFSIFIGIIYLIGVFMIPKWRQKKVNQDWKFYELLWFSICFIVYVIHLEVRLHTYYFLIPSFFLLLFLFCYFKEKRRLVNGLVFNLFLVIGMTYLGSLLVRTTDPVLLILAGITGIFLLLLLFIGLYALVVFLYWNAIVVMRKEGHSLANLLTLLLAIGLTVFLIVNYYSSRVLPSWASLLFGILPLSMFYFSVVFYNFLTISMIYQFNQPKYEQDFIIVLGSGLIDGKTVPPLLGKRIEKAVQFYKAQTRATLNSPKILMSGGKGDDEHIAESLAMKHYAIEKGIPEEDILVETNSKNTLENMKFSKEIMEATFGGTDFHAIFTTNNFHLFRAGLFAKMANLKADGIGAKTALYFLPNAFLREFIAIVMMHKRRHMIICGLIALMMILLALAEFFLVPTT from the coding sequence ATGGGGAATTATTTTAGTATTTTTATTGGTATTATTTATCTTATCGGCGTATTCATGATCCCGAAATGGCGCCAAAAAAAGGTAAACCAAGATTGGAAATTTTATGAGTTGCTTTGGTTTTCAATTTGTTTTATTGTCTATGTCATTCATTTAGAAGTACGACTTCATACGTACTACTTTTTGATCCCGTCATTTTTTTTACTACTTTTTCTTTTTTGTTATTTTAAAGAAAAGCGCAGACTGGTAAATGGGTTAGTATTTAATTTATTTCTAGTTATTGGTATGACCTATTTGGGTTCTTTACTGGTTAGAACAACAGATCCAGTATTGCTCATTTTAGCAGGGATCACTGGTATTTTCTTGTTGTTGCTTCTATTTATCGGACTTTATGCCTTAGTTGTTTTCTTGTATTGGAATGCTATCGTTGTGATGCGTAAAGAAGGTCATTCTTTAGCCAACCTATTGACTTTGCTTTTAGCGATTGGCTTGACAGTCTTTTTGATCGTTAATTATTATTCCTCTCGAGTTTTACCATCTTGGGCATCTTTATTATTTGGTATTTTACCTTTATCTATGTTCTATTTTTCCGTTGTTTTTTACAATTTTTTAACGATTTCGATGATTTATCAGTTTAATCAGCCAAAATATGAGCAAGATTTTATTATTGTTTTAGGCTCTGGTTTAATTGATGGGAAAACAGTCCCCCCACTTTTAGGAAAACGGATCGAAAAGGCAGTTCAATTTTATAAAGCCCAAACCCGCGCTACTTTGAATTCACCTAAAATCCTTATGTCCGGCGGAAAAGGTGATGATGAACATATTGCAGAAAGTCTTGCCATGAAACATTATGCCATTGAAAAAGGTATTCCTGAAGAGGATATTTTAGTTGAAACAAATTCAAAAAATACTTTAGAAAATATGAAATTCTCTAAAGAAATCATGGAAGCAACTTTTGGCGGGACAGACTTTCATGCGATTTTTACTACTAATAATTTCCACTTATTTCGTGCGGGTCTTTTTGCCAAAATGGCTAATCTGAAAGCAGATGGTATTGGAGCCAAAACTGCTCTTTATTTCTTGCCAAATGCTTTTTTAAGAGAGTTTATCGCGATCGTAATGATGCACAAACGACGTCACATGATTATATGTGGGTTGATTGCTTTGATGATGATTCTCTTAGCATTAGCTGAGTTTTTCCTAGTTCCTACTACCTAA
- a CDS encoding Y-family DNA polymerase: MFFDYEKEPRRVIFCIDVKSFYASVECVAREYDPMEKMLVVMSHAENTGGLVLASSPKAKEVLGITNVTRKYDVPNHPDLVIVPPRMNEYIKENMKINAIYKEYVAEEDLHIYSIDESFLDVTASWRLFGQTPMALAQIIQQRIKKETGLSITIGIGDNPLLAKLAMDIEAKHNEQRVAEWHYENVSEKVWTIDPMTEMWGIGQRLAKRLNNLGIRSIYDLAHADLNSLKRNLGIIGEQLYAHAHGIDRSRLSEKYIPEERSYNNSQILMRDYLRQDEIEVVIREMAEQVAARLRKAHCQTECVHLSIGFSRASKAGGTGFSRQMKVPLTNSSKVLIEYCLMIFRQHWHGEEVRHIGITYSKLNYNTYVQLDLFHEPDEQLKELKLDQLIDEIRQRFGYVSLVHASSVSSGGTAISRASLVGGHAGGMEGLQ; encoded by the coding sequence ATGTTTTTTGATTATGAAAAAGAACCTAGAAGAGTGATTTTTTGTATTGATGTAAAATCCTTCTATGCTTCAGTTGAGTGTGTCGCTAGAGAGTACGATCCGATGGAAAAAATGTTGGTCGTGATGAGTCATGCTGAAAATACTGGTGGTTTAGTTTTAGCTTCTTCTCCGAAAGCCAAAGAAGTCCTTGGCATCACGAATGTAACACGCAAATATGATGTACCAAATCACCCAGATCTAGTGATTGTCCCGCCACGAATGAATGAGTATATCAAGGAAAACATGAAAATCAATGCAATTTATAAGGAATATGTAGCAGAAGAAGACTTACATATTTATTCGATCGATGAATCGTTTTTAGATGTGACAGCTAGTTGGAGATTGTTTGGACAAACACCCATGGCACTAGCACAAATCATCCAGCAAAGAATCAAAAAAGAAACTGGCTTGTCGATTACGATCGGGATTGGTGATAATCCTTTGTTAGCCAAATTAGCTATGGATATTGAAGCTAAGCACAATGAGCAACGAGTAGCTGAATGGCATTATGAGAATGTTTCTGAAAAAGTTTGGACAATCGATCCCATGACTGAAATGTGGGGAATAGGTCAGCGACTGGCGAAACGCTTAAATAATCTGGGGATTCGTTCCATTTACGATTTGGCTCATGCTGATTTGAATAGTCTTAAAAGAAACCTAGGAATCATCGGAGAACAGTTGTATGCTCATGCGCACGGCATCGATCGAAGCCGCTTATCCGAAAAATATATCCCAGAAGAACGATCATACAATAATTCTCAGATTTTGATGCGAGATTACTTGAGACAAGATGAGATTGAAGTTGTGATCCGGGAAATGGCAGAGCAAGTGGCAGCTAGACTGAGGAAAGCGCATTGTCAGACTGAATGTGTTCATTTATCTATCGGATTTTCAAGAGCTAGTAAGGCAGGGGGCACAGGATTTTCAAGGCAAATGAAAGTCCCGCTGACGAATAGCAGTAAAGTATTGATTGAATACTGTCTAATGATATTTAGACAGCACTGGCACGGTGAGGAAGTACGACATATTGGGATTACTTATTCCAAACTGAATTATAATACTTATGTACAACTGGATTTATTTCATGAGCCGGATGAACAACTAAAAGAACTAAAGTTAGATCAGCTGATTGATGAGATTCGTCAACGTTTTGGCTATGTTTCGCTGGTTCATGCAAGTTCAGTTTCATCTGGTGGTACAGCAATTTCAAGAGCATCATTAGTTGGTGGACACGCTGGGGGAATGGAGGGCTTGCAATGA
- a CDS encoding AI-2E family transporter — protein MSIYEKFIQNERLRRFFVLAVVIFILFLARSMITMILLTFIFTFLALHFVKFVQRFLKIPSLILVLATYSLIVFLVYLAITKYMPVLIHQTVQMYNSVVHFYQNPTDSHNQLLMIINEYIEKSNLMTQIQNGASTLLRYIQDIGSIGLSFVLSFILSFFFMIEKKQMAEFSKLFLKSDFDWFFQDIYFFADKFVNTFGVVMEAQFFIAVVNTGITTVCLALIGFTQLPSLAIMIFILSLIPVAGVIISCIPLSFIAYSEGGINDVIYILVVIIVVHLFESYVLNPKFMSSKTDLPIFYTFVILLISERLFGVWGLIVGIPIFTFFLDILKVKPIHSDIDKLSNSSNE, from the coding sequence ATGTCGATTTATGAAAAGTTTATTCAAAATGAACGATTAAGACGTTTTTTCGTTTTAGCTGTTGTTATCTTTATTTTATTTTTAGCTAGAAGCATGATCACAATGATTTTATTAACTTTTATTTTTACGTTTTTAGCACTTCATTTCGTAAAATTTGTTCAGCGTTTTTTAAAAATACCGTCGCTCATACTTGTTTTAGCAACCTATTCTTTGATTGTCTTTTTAGTTTATCTGGCTATAACAAAGTATATGCCGGTTCTGATTCATCAAACAGTCCAAATGTATAATTCTGTTGTACATTTTTATCAAAATCCAACTGATAGTCACAATCAATTATTGATGATAATTAATGAATATATAGAAAAATCTAACTTGATGACCCAAATTCAAAATGGTGCAAGTACGCTCTTACGTTATATTCAAGATATCGGTTCTATTGGACTTTCCTTTGTCCTCTCTTTTATTTTAAGTTTCTTTTTTATGATCGAGAAAAAACAAATGGCAGAGTTTTCTAAGTTATTTTTAAAGAGTGATTTTGACTGGTTCTTTCAAGATATTTACTTTTTTGCAGATAAGTTTGTGAATACCTTTGGCGTCGTGATGGAAGCTCAATTTTTTATTGCTGTCGTTAATACTGGTATTACAACGGTTTGTCTGGCTTTGATCGGTTTTACTCAATTACCAAGTTTAGCAATCATGATTTTTATTTTGAGTTTGATTCCCGTTGCAGGTGTGATCATTTCTTGTATTCCACTAAGTTTTATTGCTTATTCTGAAGGCGGCATCAATGATGTTATCTATATTTTAGTCGTCATTATTGTTGTCCATTTATTCGAGTCTTATGTATTGAATCCTAAATTTATGTCCAGTAAAACGGATTTACCGATTTTTTATACCTTCGTCATTTTATTGATCAGCGAGCGACTATTCGGTGTTTGGGGATTGATTGTCGGTATTCCAATTTTTACTTTCTTTTTAGATATCTTAAAAGTTAAACCAATCCATTCCGACATCGATAAACTCTCTAATTCGTCAAATGAATAA
- a CDS encoding DUF5067 domain-containing protein, whose product MNVKKIILIGVGVLVVGGVLANMGSDSKEDTTKKKEATTSKVTKKQESEVPAETDAGDLGDYHVAIKELSFAKDYNGEDVGVIDYEFTNNSDKNAMFLTSITTKAFQNGIALQLAIMSESGYVDSMTEIQPGATLNLKVPYKLTDMTTPVSVEATKLFSDKVKLTKEFILQ is encoded by the coding sequence ATGAACGTGAAGAAAATTATTTTGATCGGTGTCGGTGTTTTAGTAGTAGGTGGTGTTCTAGCTAATATGGGTTCTGATTCTAAAGAAGACACAACGAAAAAAAAAGAGGCAACGACAAGTAAGGTTACTAAAAAACAAGAATCAGAAGTTCCTGCTGAAACAGATGCTGGTGATTTAGGTGATTATCACGTTGCTATCAAGGAACTATCGTTTGCAAAAGATTACAACGGAGAAGACGTAGGTGTGATCGATTATGAATTTACGAATAACAGCGATAAAAATGCAATGTTTTTAACGTCGATCACAACGAAGGCTTTTCAAAATGGTATTGCGTTGCAGTTAGCAATTATGTCAGAATCTGGGTATGTAGATTCAATGACTGAGATTCAACCAGGAGCAACACTGAATTTAAAAGTTCCTTATAAGTTAACGGACATGACAACACCAGTATCGGTTGAAGCAACGAAATTATTCAGTGATAAAGTGAAATTGACAAAAGAGTTTATCTTACAGTAA
- a CDS encoding serine/threonine-protein kinase: MGNINNSGPFSYKEIEPLTDKANGPLLVRKNDTKEFFVKKCYPLYLADNLTTLQQIKQTNLPKVQEVLIEGDQLYLYEEFIHGKTLTEVISSSEVIETETILKMTLSLLDALIALHDKGLVHRDVKPGNIMLTNDGMLKLIDFDAVRVFDGAKDTDTIQLGTVGFASPEQFGFAESDARSDLYSVGVVINICSVKEYPKNKLSSDPFLREIILKATRFDPKDRYQSAVEMKTVVREKWKQWVNETHHNEDRLVLDNRENKNEKTDMDEPNNVKTPIRSFLRKYVPGFRTDQPWKMTLAIIYYVLMLMGLPGMVYEATSMTEKLLRTIEGFTIFVLPVLLLTNFMNFHEKIPLLHSKKLILRGLGYGLLAVGWLIFFVLYLLVTNGGAKR; the protein is encoded by the coding sequence ATGGGAAACATAAATAATTCAGGTCCATTTTCGTATAAAGAAATTGAACCGCTAACAGATAAAGCCAACGGACCGCTCCTTGTAAGGAAAAATGATACAAAGGAGTTTTTTGTAAAAAAATGCTATCCGCTTTATTTAGCGGATAACTTGACCACACTACAACAAATCAAGCAAACTAATTTACCTAAAGTTCAGGAAGTTCTGATTGAAGGGGATCAACTCTATCTATACGAAGAATTTATTCACGGTAAAACATTGACGGAAGTCATTAGCTCTTCAGAAGTGATAGAAACAGAAACAATTTTAAAGATGACACTTTCGTTATTAGATGCCTTAATAGCTCTTCATGATAAAGGATTAGTTCATCGTGATGTGAAACCTGGGAATATTATGTTGACCAATGACGGTATGCTAAAATTGATCGATTTTGATGCGGTGCGGGTATTTGATGGCGCGAAAGACACGGATACGATTCAGCTAGGAACAGTTGGATTTGCTTCACCTGAACAATTTGGTTTTGCTGAATCAGATGCAAGAAGTGATCTTTATTCGGTAGGGGTAGTAATCAATATTTGTTCGGTCAAAGAATATCCTAAAAATAAGCTAAGTTCGGATCCTTTTCTACGCGAAATTATTTTGAAGGCGACACGGTTTGATCCTAAAGATCGTTATCAGTCAGCAGTAGAAATGAAAACAGTGGTTAGAGAAAAATGGAAGCAATGGGTAAATGAAACGCATCATAATGAAGACAGGCTTGTTTTGGATAACCGAGAAAACAAGAATGAGAAGACTGATATGGACGAACCAAATAACGTCAAAACGCCTATTAGGTCATTCTTAAGAAAATATGTACCGGGATTTCGTACAGATCAGCCGTGGAAGATGACATTGGCGATTATTTATTATGTTCTTATGTTAATGGGACTACCAGGAATGGTCTATGAGGCAACTTCAATGACTGAAAAATTATTACGGACAATCGAAGGCTTTACTATATTTGTTTTGCCTGTGTTGTTACTTACTAACTTTATGAACTTTCATGAAAAAATACCTTTGCTTCATTCAAAAAAACTGATTTTGCGAGGACTTGGTTATGGTTTATTAGCTGTTGGCTGGCTGATTTTTTTTGTGTTATATCTTCTAGTGACAAATGGTGGAGCGAAAAGGTAG
- a CDS encoding helix-turn-helix domain-containing protein, whose amino-acid sequence MQEKDTDTLLHSLKKAENFQTALSETQDYTIDKTLKDYLNRWLIDKQLTKSTVLKKAGITEATGYQYFDGKRNPSREKMVALAIGLNLDLEETNDLMKKTSYAQLYPKHPWDAVVIYGITHGLTISEIDDYLYDQGLKTFGE is encoded by the coding sequence ATGCAAGAAAAAGATACAGATACATTACTTCACTCATTAAAAAAAGCTGAAAATTTTCAAACAGCTCTGTCTGAAACTCAGGATTATACAATTGACAAAACCTTGAAAGATTACTTAAATCGGTGGCTGATCGATAAGCAGTTGACAAAAAGTACGGTATTAAAAAAAGCTGGAATTACTGAAGCGACAGGCTATCAGTATTTCGACGGGAAAAGAAATCCTTCTAGAGAAAAAATGGTTGCTTTAGCAATCGGCTTAAATTTGGACTTAGAGGAAACCAATGATTTGATGAAAAAAACCAGCTATGCTCAACTCTACCCTAAACACCCTTGGGATGCTGTAGTGATTTATGGTATCACTCATGGCTTGACGATTTCAGAGATCGACGATTACTTATATGATCAAGGACTGAAAACTTTTGGTGAGTAG
- the nhaC gene encoding Na+/H+ antiporter NhaC: MKKYQVNFNEAVFLLVTLLLMIGISIIGFGIPAHVAILIAIGYLLLFAVYKKFSWDFIHDALIDGVSSGIIPMLIFILIGALISVWIAAGTIPTIMVLGFSFLSVKFFIPTVFIVCGIVGGAVGSSFTTISTIGIAFLGMGSLIGIDPALTTGAIVSGAFLGNTISPLSDTVNLAAAISEVDLFEHLKNTYKTAVPAAVLSFGYFLVMGLRYDGALDSTSIHDIVNTLNNNFTISLIELIPLALLFVCAWKKIPAIPTLLLSICASLMLMFFTNAHFSFVETADMIQNGFVSHTGNAQVDELLSRGGIQSMMWSVSLIILALALGGLLVKMEIIDCLLQRFESVINSRHKLIFLTMMSSIGINVLIGEQYLSIILPGKSFINKFKEKNVPLTQLSRGLNDAGSVVNPLIPWGVSGVFISGTLGIATINYLPYAVFCYVLPILSFLVTLSSKKKSIKG, from the coding sequence ATGAAAAAATATCAAGTGAATTTTAATGAAGCTGTTTTCTTATTAGTAACATTGCTGTTGATGATCGGTATTAGTATTATTGGTTTTGGTATTCCGGCTCATGTTGCGATCTTGATTGCGATTGGTTATTTACTTTTGTTTGCGGTGTATAAGAAATTTTCTTGGGATTTCATCCATGACGCTCTGATTGATGGTGTTTCTTCTGGTATTATTCCAATGTTGATTTTTATTTTGATTGGTGCGTTGATCAGTGTTTGGATTGCAGCAGGAACGATTCCAACGATCATGGTTTTAGGTTTTTCATTCTTATCAGTGAAATTTTTTATTCCGACTGTTTTTATAGTTTGCGGAATAGTAGGCGGCGCTGTTGGCAGCTCTTTTACAACGATTTCAACGATTGGGATCGCTTTTTTAGGAATGGGTAGTTTAATTGGGATCGACCCTGCACTGACAACAGGTGCAATCGTTTCGGGGGCTTTTTTGGGCAACACGATTTCACCGCTTTCAGATACAGTGAATTTAGCCGCAGCGATTTCAGAAGTTGATTTATTTGAACATTTGAAAAATACATATAAAACAGCAGTTCCAGCAGCGGTACTTTCGTTTGGCTACTTTTTAGTTATGGGATTGCGCTATGATGGTGCCTTAGATAGCACAAGTATTCATGATATCGTCAATACTTTAAATAACAATTTTACGATTTCTTTGATTGAACTGATTCCGTTGGCACTTTTGTTTGTCTGTGCTTGGAAAAAAATTCCAGCTATTCCTACATTACTGTTGAGTATCTGTGCCTCACTCATGTTGATGTTTTTTACGAATGCACACTTTTCATTCGTAGAAACAGCCGATATGATCCAAAATGGTTTTGTTTCTCACACTGGTAACGCACAAGTAGATGAACTGCTTTCTAGAGGTGGGATTCAAAGTATGATGTGGTCAGTATCGTTGATTATTTTGGCCCTAGCTTTAGGCGGATTATTAGTGAAAATGGAAATTATCGACTGTTTGCTTCAACGTTTTGAATCAGTAATCAATTCTCGACACAAATTGATTTTTCTTACAATGATGAGCTCTATCGGAATCAATGTATTAATCGGTGAACAGTATCTTTCGATCATTTTACCTGGAAAATCCTTTATCAATAAATTCAAAGAAAAGAACGTTCCGTTGACCCAGTTATCTAGAGGCTTGAATGATGCAGGTTCAGTGGTGAATCCATTGATTCCGTGGGGTGTGAGCGGTGTGTTTATCTCAGGAACGTTAGGTATTGCAACAATCAATTATCTGCCTTATGCGGTATTTTGTTATGTTTTACCGATCTTGTCATTTTTAGTTACGTTGAGTAGCAAAAAGAAATCAATAAAAGGCTAA